From Tiliqua scincoides isolate rTilSci1 chromosome 2, rTilSci1.hap2, whole genome shotgun sequence, the proteins below share one genomic window:
- the CARTPT gene encoding cocaine- and amphetamine-regulated transcript protein, which yields MESSRLLALLGAAVMLLWGVNGQEEGELQPRAVDLYSTMEDTSHEKELVGPAALGVGGWVGAGGGDASLAPQQRFAFVPGSAGKLGSSREQSRALAWKVGAGEGDASLPRWSMAAPSPGVSTHPAHAPPPSLAWIARGLDGVSCVFADRGAAGGLGEAEKQKTPALREEVWPSPHV from the exons ATGGAGAGCTCCCGGCTGCTGGCTTTGCTCGGAGCCGCGgtgatgctgctttggggagtcaacgggcaggaggagggcgAGCTCCAGCCGCGAGCCGTGGATCTGTATTCCACCATGGAGGACACGTCCCACGAGAAGGAGCTGGTAGGTCCTGCTGCcttgggagtgggtgggtgggtgggtgcgggCGGGGGCGATGCGAGCCTCGCTCCCCAGCAGCGCTTtgcctttgtccctggcagcgcAGGGAAACTTGGTAGTTccagagagcagagcagagccttAGCATGGAAAGTTGGAGCAGGAGAGGGTGATGCCAGCCTGCCTCGGTGGTCCATGGCAGCGCCTTCTCCTGGGGTTTCCACCCATCCAGCACACGCACCCCCGCCCTCCCTTGCCTGGATCGCTCGGGGTCTTGATGGGGTGAGTTGTGTGTTTGCAGATCGAGGCGCTGCAGGAGGTCTTGGAGAAGCTGAAAAGCAAAAGACTCCCGCACTACGAGAAGAAGTATGGCCAAGTCCCCATG TGTGA